One Sodalis praecaptivus DNA segment encodes these proteins:
- the paoA gene encoding aldehyde dehydrogenase iron-sulfur subunit PaoA, which yields MSNQGNNAGENPLRGAKGERDKHSAQEVEPQTFNLSRRKLIQVGAVTAASAAVSPGTAMSDGELPRTAPPEMMPVRLNVNGSMNQLEIDTRTTLLDALREHLHLTGTKKGCDHGQCGACTVIVNGRRLNSCLTLAIMHQDADITTIEGLGTPDHLHPMQAAFVKHDGYQCGYCTPGQICSSVAVLREIAQGIPSHVTSDLVSPPALSAAEIRERMSGNICRCGAYANIVAAIEEVAGSQES from the coding sequence ATGAGCAACCAAGGCAATAACGCGGGAGAAAACCCTCTTCGTGGCGCAAAGGGTGAAAGAGACAAGCACAGCGCGCAAGAGGTTGAACCGCAGACCTTTAACCTGTCGCGGCGAAAACTAATTCAGGTAGGTGCCGTAACGGCCGCTTCGGCGGCGGTGTCTCCCGGCACAGCCATGAGCGACGGCGAGCTTCCCCGCACTGCACCGCCTGAGATGATGCCCGTTAGGCTCAACGTGAACGGGAGCATGAATCAACTTGAAATCGACACGCGCACGACGCTGCTGGATGCGCTGCGTGAGCATTTGCACCTTACCGGCACCAAAAAAGGGTGCGATCACGGTCAGTGCGGCGCCTGTACCGTTATTGTCAACGGTCGAAGACTCAATTCATGCCTTACGCTTGCCATCATGCATCAGGATGCGGATATCACCACCATTGAGGGCCTGGGTACCCCTGACCATCTACACCCCATGCAGGCGGCGTTTGTCAAACACGACGGCTACCAATGCGGATACTGTACTCCAGGGCAAATTTGTTCATCCGTGGCGGTGCTGAGAGAGATCGCGCAAGGTATCCCCAGCCATGTGACTTCCGATCTGGTTTCGCCGCCCGCGCTGTCGGCGGCGGAAATACGCGAGCGTATGAGCGGCAATATCTGCCGCTGCGGTGCTTACGCCAATATTGTTGCTGCGATCGAGGAGGTCGCCGGGAGTCAGGAATCATGA
- a CDS encoding FAD binding domain-containing protein, protein MKAFTYERVTSPAEAAASARRVPGAKFIAGGTNLLDLMKLEIETPAHLIDVNGLALDKIEPTAEGGLRIGALVRNTDLAADPRIRQDYAVLSRALLAGASGQLRNQATTAGNLLQRTRCPYFYDTHQPCNKRLPGSGCAALEGFSRQHAVVGASEACIATHPSDMAVALRLLDAVVETITPDGSERAIPLADFYRAPGETPHRETLLTPGELIASVTLPPPLGGTHLYRKVRDRASYAFALVSVAAIVQPDGTGRVALGGVAHQPWRLQEADAQLPQGAQAVYERLFASAHPTSESAFKLVLAKRTLASVLTDARA, encoded by the coding sequence ATGAAGGCCTTTACTTATGAACGCGTGACATCCCCAGCCGAGGCGGCAGCAAGCGCCAGGCGTGTACCCGGTGCGAAATTTATTGCAGGGGGTACAAATTTGCTCGATCTGATGAAGCTTGAGATCGAAACCCCTGCCCACCTGATAGACGTTAACGGTCTTGCGCTGGATAAAATCGAGCCGACCGCCGAAGGCGGCCTGCGTATCGGTGCGCTGGTGCGCAATACCGATTTGGCGGCGGACCCCCGCATACGCCAGGACTATGCGGTGCTCTCAAGGGCGCTGCTCGCCGGGGCGTCAGGCCAATTGCGCAATCAGGCCACCACCGCGGGTAATCTCCTGCAGCGCACGCGATGCCCGTATTTTTACGATACCCACCAGCCGTGCAACAAACGCCTGCCCGGCAGCGGATGCGCCGCGCTGGAGGGGTTCAGCCGCCAGCATGCCGTGGTAGGTGCCAGCGAAGCGTGCATCGCTACCCATCCCAGCGATATGGCTGTTGCCCTGCGGCTACTTGATGCCGTGGTCGAGACCATTACCCCGGACGGGAGCGAACGTGCAATACCGCTGGCCGATTTCTACCGCGCGCCGGGCGAGACTCCCCATCGGGAAACGCTGTTGACTCCGGGCGAGCTTATCGCAAGCGTGACGCTGCCGCCCCCTCTCGGCGGTACGCACCTCTATCGCAAGGTGCGCGATCGCGCCTCTTACGCTTTTGCCTTGGTTTCGGTTGCCGCCATCGTGCAGCCCGACGGCACCGGCCGCGTGGCGTTGGGGGGCGTTGCGCACCAACCCTGGCGGCTACAGGAAGCCGATGCGCAACTCCCGCAGGGCGCTCAGGCGGTTTATGAGCGGCTGTTCGCCAGCGCCCATCCTACCTCTGAAAGTGCATTCAAGCTTGTCCTGGCGAAGCGTACGCTCGCCTCTGTGCTGACCGATGCGAGGGCATAA
- the paoC gene encoding aldehyde oxidoreductase molybdenum-binding subunit PaoC: MKFDQPAGANPIDQLKVVGQPHSRIDGPLKTTGTAPYAYEWHDEVPNVAYGYIVGSAIAKGRIDAIDVRAANGAPGVLAVVTADNAGRLGKGDKNTAALLGGPEIAHYHQAIALVVAETFEQARAAAALVEVHYRRQRGAYDLAREKPAVATPPESKPDNVIGDFNGAFSSAALTLDATYSTPDQSHMAMEPHASMAAWQGDNLTVWTSNQMIDWCRTDLAKTLKLPAAKVRIISPYIGGGFGGKLFLRCDALLAALGARAAKRPVKVMLPRPLIANNTTHRPATIQHIRIGTERDGRITAIAHESWSGNLAGGTPEMAVQQTELLYAGAHRHTGLRLARLDLPEGNAMRAPGETPGLMALEIAIDEMAEKVGMDPVAFRVLNDTQVDPSNPDRPFSRRQLVECLRTGAAHFGWHHRNATPGQAREGRWLIGMGMAAGFRNNQVTTSGARVHLDSQGVVTVETDMTDIGTGSYTIIAQTAAEMLGVPLEKVVVRLGDSRFPVSAGSGGQWGANTSTAGVYAACVRLRAAVAEKLGFDPAQAVFADEQIRAGNARAPLAQAAADGTLTAEDAIEFGDLDKQYQQSTFAGHFIELGVDRASGEVRVRRMLAVCAAGRILNPKTARSQVIGAMTMGLGAALMEELAVDTRLGYFVNHDMAGYEVPVHADIPEQEVIFLDDTDPISSPMKAKGVGELGLCGVSAAISNAIYNATGVRVRDYPITLDKLINALPEGV; this comes from the coding sequence ATGAAATTTGACCAACCCGCGGGCGCCAACCCGATTGACCAGTTGAAAGTTGTGGGTCAGCCGCACAGTCGTATCGACGGTCCGCTTAAAACAACGGGAACCGCGCCGTACGCCTATGAATGGCATGATGAAGTCCCTAATGTGGCCTATGGCTATATTGTCGGGTCAGCCATTGCCAAGGGGCGGATCGACGCGATAGATGTCCGGGCCGCGAACGGCGCCCCCGGCGTGCTGGCGGTGGTAACGGCAGACAACGCCGGTCGTTTGGGCAAAGGCGATAAAAATACCGCCGCGCTGTTGGGCGGCCCAGAGATCGCCCATTACCACCAGGCTATCGCGCTGGTGGTGGCGGAGACATTTGAACAGGCGCGCGCGGCGGCGGCGTTGGTTGAAGTGCATTACCGCCGCCAGCGCGGCGCTTATGATCTTGCCCGGGAAAAGCCCGCGGTCGCTACCCCGCCGGAAAGTAAGCCGGACAACGTCATCGGGGATTTCAACGGCGCCTTTTCGAGTGCGGCGCTGACGCTTGATGCCACCTATTCCACTCCGGATCAAAGCCATATGGCGATGGAGCCGCATGCGTCTATGGCCGCCTGGCAGGGTGATAATCTCACCGTCTGGACGTCGAACCAAATGATTGACTGGTGCCGGACCGATCTGGCCAAAACGTTAAAGCTGCCCGCTGCGAAAGTGCGCATCATCTCCCCTTACATCGGCGGCGGGTTCGGCGGGAAACTGTTTTTGCGCTGCGACGCGCTGCTGGCGGCCCTCGGAGCCCGTGCGGCAAAACGGCCGGTAAAGGTAATGCTGCCACGCCCGCTGATTGCGAATAACACCACCCACCGACCGGCGACCATTCAGCATATTCGCATCGGCACCGAACGAGACGGCCGCATTACCGCCATTGCGCATGAAAGCTGGTCCGGCAATCTTGCCGGCGGTACGCCGGAAATGGCGGTGCAGCAGACTGAGCTGCTTTACGCGGGGGCGCATCGTCACACCGGGCTGCGGCTGGCAAGGCTTGATCTGCCGGAAGGTAACGCGATGCGCGCCCCCGGCGAAACCCCAGGGCTGATGGCGCTTGAGATCGCCATCGATGAGATGGCAGAAAAGGTGGGGATGGACCCGGTGGCGTTTCGCGTTCTCAATGATACCCAGGTCGACCCAAGCAATCCCGATCGCCCTTTCTCCCGCCGCCAGTTGGTCGAGTGTCTGCGCACGGGCGCGGCGCATTTCGGCTGGCACCACCGCAACGCCACCCCGGGGCAGGCGCGAGAGGGGCGATGGCTTATCGGCATGGGGATGGCGGCCGGCTTTCGCAATAATCAGGTGACGACGTCCGGCGCGCGAGTGCATCTCGATTCACAAGGTGTGGTGACCGTTGAAACGGATATGACCGATATTGGTACGGGCAGTTATACGATCATTGCCCAAACGGCCGCTGAAATGTTAGGGGTGCCGCTGGAGAAAGTGGTGGTGCGGCTGGGTGACTCGCGCTTCCCGGTATCCGCCGGCTCGGGGGGGCAATGGGGTGCCAATACGTCTACCGCGGGCGTTTATGCCGCCTGCGTCCGCTTGCGCGCCGCCGTGGCGGAAAAATTGGGTTTCGACCCGGCGCAGGCGGTGTTTGCCGATGAGCAGATTCGAGCGGGAAACGCTCGCGCGCCATTGGCGCAAGCCGCCGCTGACGGCACATTGACCGCCGAAGATGCTATTGAGTTTGGTGATCTGGATAAGCAGTACCAACAGTCTACGTTTGCCGGACATTTTATTGAACTCGGCGTCGATAGGGCGAGCGGTGAAGTCCGGGTGCGCCGCATGCTGGCGGTGTGTGCCGCCGGCCGCATACTCAACCCGAAAACCGCGCGTAGCCAGGTGATTGGCGCCATGACGATGGGACTGGGCGCGGCGCTGATGGAAGAGTTGGCGGTAGATACCCGGCTGGGCTATTTCGTTAACCACGATATGGCGGGCTATGAGGTGCCCGTGCATGCCGACATCCCCGAACAGGAGGTGATATTCCTGGATGATACCGACCCGATTTCGTCGCCGATGAAAGCCAAAGGGGTGGGCGAATTGGGCCTGTGCGGCGTCAGCGCCGCCATCTCGAACGCCATTTATAACGCCACGGGCGTACGGGTGCGGGATTATCCCATCACGCTGGATAAATTGATCAACGCGCTTCCAGAAGGGGTTTGA
- a CDS encoding XdhC family protein has translation MLSHTPLLSPTHPARLNPERAFLTDDDATVLRFAAEALAASMAAVLVTLVEIRGGAARPLGAQMAVREDGFYCGFVSGGCVEAAVAYEAMEVMATGQDREVVYGDGSPYFDIVLTCGGGITLSLHKLETAQPLLAVLNNLERRKPGGLRYTPRSQTLQSISPTRSTGWNQATFEIYYRPCPRVLVYGRSVEAQATATIAQAAGYDVHMSDGFQPRAGALMDADTAVVLLCHDLHRELPVLHAALAANPFYIGALGSQRTHGKRMLRLRELGWRSADIARIKAPIGLFPKARDAHSLALSILAEVAAVRLGGISDEAAT, from the coding sequence ATGTTGTCACATACGCCATTGTTATCCCCTACCCATCCGGCGCGACTCAATCCCGAGCGGGCTTTTCTGACCGATGACGACGCGACGGTATTGCGCTTCGCGGCCGAAGCCCTCGCTGCTAGCATGGCCGCGGTGCTGGTGACGCTGGTCGAAATTCGCGGCGGGGCGGCCCGCCCGTTGGGGGCACAGATGGCGGTGCGCGAAGATGGTTTCTATTGCGGCTTTGTCTCCGGCGGCTGCGTCGAGGCCGCCGTAGCTTATGAAGCGATGGAGGTCATGGCTACCGGTCAAGACCGCGAGGTGGTTTACGGCGATGGCTCACCCTATTTCGACATTGTGCTTACCTGCGGCGGCGGGATTACTCTTAGCCTGCACAAGTTAGAAACGGCACAGCCTCTGCTGGCCGTACTGAACAACTTAGAACGGCGAAAGCCTGGCGGTTTACGCTATACGCCCCGCTCACAAACGCTGCAAAGCATTTCGCCCACACGATCGACGGGCTGGAATCAGGCCACTTTTGAAATCTACTACCGTCCTTGCCCTCGGGTGCTCGTTTATGGCCGCTCGGTTGAAGCGCAAGCGACGGCCACTATCGCGCAGGCTGCGGGATATGATGTTCACATGAGCGACGGTTTTCAACCGCGCGCCGGCGCGCTGATGGATGCGGATACGGCGGTGGTCCTGCTCTGTCACGATTTGCACCGTGAACTGCCCGTGCTGCACGCCGCCCTGGCGGCAAATCCTTTTTACATCGGCGCTTTGGGCAGTCAGCGAACTCATGGTAAGCGTATGCTAAGACTGCGGGAACTGGGCTGGCGCAGCGCGGATATAGCGCGGATTAAGGCGCCGATAGGACTATTTCCAAAAGCGCGCGACGCGCACTCGCTGGCACTTTCCATTTTAGCGGAAGTGGCGGCGGTCCGTCTCGGCGGCATAAGCGATGAGGCTGCAACATAA
- a CDS encoding nucleotidyltransferase family protein → MPSPVIIILAAGRGERFLASGATTHKLDTLLNGQPVIWHVIQAVKASGLDWHLVRPEGGTGGMGESISLGIKATSHAAGWLILPADLPLIRPDSLWRVAEGLKQKPIVVPQYRQRRGHPVAFARAYLPLLLTLAGDHGAKEIVRDSLRRENVMALSLDDAGIVHDIDTLSDLHRAQRLLQRGARRRPV, encoded by the coding sequence ATGCCCTCTCCGGTCATCATTATTCTTGCCGCGGGCCGGGGGGAACGGTTTCTCGCCTCCGGGGCAACGACGCACAAGCTCGATACGCTGCTCAATGGGCAACCGGTTATCTGGCATGTGATCCAGGCGGTGAAAGCATCGGGTTTGGACTGGCACCTCGTCAGACCTGAGGGGGGTACCGGCGGGATGGGGGAATCAATTTCCCTGGGGATAAAAGCCACATCGCATGCCGCCGGGTGGCTGATCCTCCCTGCCGATTTACCGCTGATTCGGCCGGATTCGCTATGGCGCGTCGCGGAAGGATTAAAGCAAAAACCTATCGTTGTGCCACAGTACCGCCAGCGCCGGGGACATCCGGTGGCCTTCGCGCGGGCATATCTGCCTTTGCTGCTGACCCTTGCGGGTGACCATGGCGCGAAGGAGATTGTGAGAGATTCACTGCGCCGCGAAAATGTTATGGCGCTGTCACTTGACGATGCCGGCATCGTCCATGACATCGACACATTGTCCGATTTGCACCGTGCGCAGCGCTTGTTGCAAAGGGGTGCAAGACGACGGCCCGTCTGA
- a CDS encoding helix-turn-helix transcriptional regulator, which produces MGSKVKLPAAIKPHDALAKVSLIALMEYSHIPFAIKDTESRVQYINHACREWLNLPAHFDYEGRCDDEFPHPIAAFAAEFQTQDRKAETDKGGAEVIITSYFGRDGILAPYYSPKFPLFNDEGEVIGSLLYQRKFSFISLGDFFNNLKPSVITLTPPVDIFSAKELDVIFYAIQKIPAKEMSPKLFISHRTIENRLQKIYSKIGTNSFNGLIEYCYSVGLNHYVPPKRLKEGVNFCW; this is translated from the coding sequence ATGGGCAGTAAAGTTAAATTACCAGCAGCCATTAAGCCTCACGATGCACTTGCAAAAGTCTCGTTGATCGCTTTGATGGAGTACTCTCACATTCCTTTCGCTATCAAAGATACGGAATCTCGTGTCCAATATATTAATCATGCATGCAGGGAGTGGCTAAATCTTCCCGCGCACTTCGATTATGAAGGACGGTGTGATGATGAATTTCCTCATCCCATAGCGGCGTTCGCCGCCGAGTTCCAAACTCAGGACAGAAAGGCCGAAACGGATAAGGGGGGAGCAGAGGTAATTATAACGTCATATTTCGGCAGGGATGGCATACTTGCGCCTTATTATTCACCCAAATTCCCCCTCTTTAACGATGAAGGAGAAGTTATTGGGTCTCTACTCTATCAAAGAAAGTTTAGCTTTATCTCCCTCGGCGACTTCTTCAACAATCTCAAGCCGTCAGTGATAACGTTAACGCCGCCCGTTGACATATTCTCCGCTAAAGAACTGGACGTAATCTTTTACGCGATACAGAAAATACCGGCGAAAGAAATGTCGCCTAAGCTCTTCATTTCACACAGAACAATTGAAAATAGATTACAAAAAATTTATAGCAAAATCGGCACCAACTCATTTAATGGGCTGATTGAGTATTGCTACAGCGTTGGCCTAAATCATTACGTACCGCCAAAACGCCTTAAAGAAGGCGTTAATTTCTGTTGGTAA